One Stratiformator vulcanicus genomic window, TGAGAATCAGCTCTCACCGGACAACCGAACCGCCTTCGACTCAGGGCTCGTCGAATTGCATCCGCAGTCCGATCCGCGGCCAGCCGATGGCTGGGGCGGGTTGGCCGCGTGGGGTTGGGGAGCCAGCCGGGTCCTCGACTGTTTTGAAGAGATCGACGAGGTCGATGCCTCAAAGGTCGCCGTGTTAGGACACTCTCGCGGCGGCAAGTCAGCCCTGTGGGCGGGCGCACGCGATGACCGGTTCGGGTTGGTCATTTCCAATAACTCGGGGTGCGGCGGTGCGGCGTTGAGCCGACGTCGATTCGGTGAAACGATTGCCGTGATCCTTCGTGAGGATCGCTTTCCGTATTGGTTCGCCCCGAAATTTCAGGACTATAAAGATCGCGAAGCCGGCCTGCCGATCGATCAGCACATGCTGTTGGCTCTGGTCGCGCCGCGGCCGCTCTATGTCGCGAGTGCGACTGAAGACTTGTGGGCCGATCCCAAGGGTGAATATCAAGCGTTAGCGCATGCCTCAAAGGTTTACGAGTTGCACGGACACGACGGCCTCGATCCCGAACGGCCGCTCCGTGTGTCTGATCCGATTCAAACCGATCGGTTAGGGCATCACCTCAGACCGGGTAAGCACGATCTTTCGCGCAAAGATTGGACGCACTACATCGACTTCGCCGATCACCTTTGGCCAAAGCCATAGTGCTTGAGGCGGCGCTGGCGTTGTTCGCTATTCGCAGGTCGAGCGTGTTTCGCTTGATGGTCTCGACGGATAGGACGGGCAAAAATGCTCGGAGGGCGTAGGATTTCGTCCCTTGCTTGCGCTGCGGGCTTGTTTGGGGGCCAACTCTCACGTGCGGATTGCTTCGGCGTAGGCCGTTGTGAGTGCTGCTCGGATCTGTTCGGAACCGACGACTCGGCTCTCGCGGTCGACGGCCTCTTTCAGAAAGACCGATTCTCCTGTGCGAATAAGGTCGAGGACCGTCATGTTGGGGCGAAAGAATCCCGGATTGAGTTGGAGCCGCCCCGGGCCGATTTCGAGATTTGGATCGGCGATCACGATGATCTCCGAGATTGATTCGTAGACGCCTCGGAAAGAAATGTAGCGGGCATCGAGCTCCCGCGCGACGGTCTTGGCGAAGTCGTCGTCGATCGACGTGACGTTGATCATTCCCGCACGACCGGCCATCAGTCGCCCGATTGCGCGGGCGCGATCGTCTCCGGCGATCAGTAAGACCTGCCGCCGGGCGAGCGGATCGGTCTCGCCTTTCGCCGGTGGCAGGACGTCTTCGAGGGCGTTGAGCGCCAAACGGGTGAATGAATTTGACGCGTGCCAGCCGTCGGAGTGTCGGCGGAGCACGTCGGCGGTTCCGGTCGCTCGGGCATCGCCGTCGCGTCGATCGGCAAATTCACAGAAGCGACGTGATTCGAGGGGTCCGACGAGAATGGTCTCAATGCCGAGCACCTCGAGCATTTTCGAGAGCTTGTCCATTTTCCCGACCGGCATCGGCAGGCAGCGCGCCTGTGTGGCCTGTTCGGCGAAGCGTTCATTGAGTGATTCGATCAGGGCCGTTTCTTCGGAGCCGAACCCGGTGAGGGCGACGAAGGGCGTTTTGCGATTGAGGGAATCCCAGCGATAGACCTCGTCGAGTTCATGAACCGTGACGAGGTCCGCGTGGGCTTCCATTCCTTTTTCCAGCGAGGCGTAAACCCAAGGGGAATCGTATTTCCGCGCTAGCAGCGAAAAGGTCGTCCCGGCTTCGCCGACGCCGGTGCCCACGACGGGGAGATCACGCTTTTTGGTCACCGCGGCAAGCAGCGGCCAGGCGGCGTTGAGCGTCGGAGTCGGCCACACGAATTTGACGACATCGGCGTGCACCTTCTTGGCTTGGGCAAAGACTTCGTCGACATTGCCCAGGATGCCTTTCTTGCAGGTGTAACTGATGACCCGTTGCGTGGAGCCGAACCGCGGTATCTTGCCCGCAATGTCCAATTCCAATTCGACGTAATCGGGTCCGGCAACGATGGCCTGCCGCAATCGGACAAGCCGTTCGTCCTCGGTGCCCTGCCAGGCCCCGCCGTCTTCGGCGCGTCGGCATGAGACGAGAATCGGTTTGTCGACCGTCTTGTAGATGTCGGCGTAGTCGGGCTCTTTGATGAGGTGGTCGACACACACTTCGACCATGTCGGCGCTACGGGCCGCGTTGAGCAAGTCGACTTTGATGAGTTGACGCGAGGATGACGTGACGGAAACGCAGATCATGAATGAAATACTCCGACTCGGCAGTTGTTGCGGGAACC contains:
- a CDS encoding alpha/beta hydrolase family protein encodes the protein MSRVQYFLTPLLCVACGGIGSAGELWEPTEAEIKQAEAGRTHLTFREAEVEPYELPPLLKRADGTVVETADEWQARRAELLTLFEEHVYGRLPGPPEEMSFELLSEDMSAVDGKATRRKYRIDCQSGGRTFDFEFHLVIPNGVDPKKVDSAVPVFLLISHRSFKEVGRKKPIDDVLWPVDLLIERGYGTAIFVENQLSPDNRTAFDSGLVELHPQSDPRPADGWGGLAAWGWGASRVLDCFEEIDEVDASKVAVLGHSRGGKSALWAGARDDRFGLVISNNSGCGGAALSRRRFGETIAVILREDRFPYWFAPKFQDYKDREAGLPIDQHMLLALVAPRPLYVASATEDLWADPKGEYQALAHASKVYELHGHDGLDPERPLRVSDPIQTDRLGHHLRPGKHDLSRKDWTHYIDFADHLWPKP
- a CDS encoding bifunctional type I 3-dehydroquinate dehydratase/shikimate dehydrogenase, with product MICVSVTSSSRQLIKVDLLNAARSADMVEVCVDHLIKEPDYADIYKTVDKPILVSCRRAEDGGAWQGTEDERLVRLRQAIVAGPDYVELELDIAGKIPRFGSTQRVISYTCKKGILGNVDEVFAQAKKVHADVVKFVWPTPTLNAAWPLLAAVTKKRDLPVVGTGVGEAGTTFSLLARKYDSPWVYASLEKGMEAHADLVTVHELDEVYRWDSLNRKTPFVALTGFGSEETALIESLNERFAEQATQARCLPMPVGKMDKLSKMLEVLGIETILVGPLESRRFCEFADRRDGDARATGTADVLRRHSDGWHASNSFTRLALNALEDVLPPAKGETDPLARRQVLLIAGDDRARAIGRLMAGRAGMINVTSIDDDFAKTVARELDARYISFRGVYESISEIIVIADPNLEIGPGRLQLNPGFFRPNMTVLDLIRTGESVFLKEAVDRESRVVGSEQIRAALTTAYAEAIRT